Proteins encoded by one window of Lathyrus oleraceus cultivar Zhongwan6 chromosome 1, CAAS_Psat_ZW6_1.0, whole genome shotgun sequence:
- the LOC127076295 gene encoding phosphoglycolate phosphatase 2: MSSSQSLQPHNFKDLLDSVEAFLFDCDGVIWKGDELIDGASQTLDMLRSKGKKLVFVTNNSWKSRTQYAEKFKSLGISVSPDEIFSSSFAAAMYLKVNNFPSQNKVYVIGGDGILDELQLAGFTAFGGPGDADKTIDWKQSGFFEHDKSVGAVVVGIDPKINYYKLQYGTLCIRENPGCLFIATNRDAVGHMTASQEWPGAGCMVAAMCGSTQKEPVVVGKPSTFMMDFLLEKFNLSCSKMCMVGDRLDTDILFGQNAGCKTLLVLSGCTTQSDLQDPSNNIQPDYYATKVSDMLDLSRA, encoded by the exons ATGAGTTCGTCGCAGTCTCTTCAACCTCACAATTTCAAAGATCTATTAGATTCCGTCGAAGCTTTTCTCTTCGATTGCGATG GTGTGATTTGGAAGGGTGATGAACTCATCGATGGCGCTTCTCAAACTCTCGACATGCTTCGATCCAAG GGGAAAAAGCTGGTGTTTGTCACCAATAATTCCTGGAAGTCTAGAACTCAATATGCTGAAAAGTTCAAATCTTTGGGAATTTCTGTTTCCCCG GATGAGATATTCTCCTCGTCGTTCGCAGCTGCTATGTACTTGAAGGTTAACAATTTCCCTTCACAAAACAAG GTTTATGTGATTGGCGGGGATGGTATACTGGATGAGTTGCAGCTTGCTGGTTTCACAGCTTTTGGTGGTCCT GGAGATGCGGACAAAACAATAGACTGGAAGCAGAGCGGCTTCTTTGAACATGATAAGAGT GTTGGAGCTGTAGTGGTTGGTATAGATCCAAAAATTAACTATTACAAGCTTCA GTATGGAACCCTTTGCATACGCGAAAATCCAGGATGCCTTTTCATTGCTACCAACCGTGATGCTGTTGGGCATATGACTGCTTCCCAAGAATGGCCTG GAGCTGGGTGTATGGTTGCGGCCATGTGTGGATCAACCCAGAAGGAACCCGTTGTTGTGGGGAAACCATCAACCTTTATGATGGACTTTTTACTTGAGAA ATTCAATTTAAGTTGTTCCAAGATGTGTATGGTGGGTGATAGACTAGATACTGATATACTGTTCGGACAAAATGCTGGTTGCAAAACTCTTCTAGTACTTTCAG GTTGCACAACTCAATCAGATTTACAAGACCCTTCAAATAATATTCAGCCAGACTACTATGCAACCAAAGTTTCTGATATGCTCGATTTATCAAGAGCATAA